A genomic stretch from Scheffersomyces stipitis CBS 6054 chromosome 6, complete sequence includes:
- a CDS encoding histone 2A (go_function DNA binding) — MSGGKGKAGSSEKASTSRSAKAGLTFPVGRVHRLLRKGNYAQRVGSGAPVYLTSVLEYLAAEILELAGNAARDNKKSRIIPRHLQLAIRNDEELNKLLGHVTIAQGGVLPNIHQSLLPAKKAKPGKASQEL, encoded by the coding sequence ATGTCCGGTGGTAAAGGTAAAGCTGGCTCTTCTGAAAAGGCCTCCACTTCTAGATCTGCTAAGGCTGGTTTGACTTTCCCAGTCGGTAGAGTCCACAGATTGTTAAGAAAGGGTAACTACGCTCAAAGAGTTGGTTCCGGTGCTCCAGTCTACTTGACCTCCGTCTTGGAATACTTGGCTGCCGAAATCTTGGAATTGGCCGGTAACGCTGCcagagacaacaagaagtccaGAATCATCCCAAGACACTTGCAATTGGCCATCAGAaacgatgaagaattgaacaagttgttgggTCACGTCACTATCGCTCAAGGTGGTGTCTTGCCAAACATCCACCAATCCTTGTTGCCAGCTAAGAAGGCTAAGCCAGGTAAGGCTTCTCAAGAATTATAA
- a CDS encoding histone 2B (go_function DNA binding) encodes MAPPKAEKKPASKAPAEKKPAAKKTASSTDAKKRTKTRKETYSSYIYKVLKQTHPDTGISQKAMSIMNSFVNDIFERIASEASKLAAYNKKSTISAREIQTAVRLILPGELAKHAVSEGTRAVTKYSSASN; translated from the coding sequence ATGGCCCCACCAaaagctgaaaagaagcCTGCCTCTAAAGCCCCAGCTGAAAAGAAGCCAGCTGCTAAGAAGACTGCCTCTTCTACCGACGCTAAGAAGAGAACCAAGACCAGAAAGGAAACTTACTCTTCGTACATCTACAAGGTCTTGAAGCAAACTCACCCAGACACCGGTATTTCTCAAAAGGCCATGTCCATCATGAACTCCTTTGTTAACGATATCTTTGAAAGAATCGCTTCCGAAGCTTCCAAGTTGGCTGCctacaacaagaagtccaCCATCTCTGCCAGAGAAATCCAAACTGCCGTTAGATTGATCTTGCCAGGTGAATTGGCTAAGCACGCTGTTTCTGAAGGAACTAGAGCTGTCACCAAATACTCTTCTGCTTCCAACTAG
- a CDS encoding CinA-like protein, with protein sequence MSFPPDDIERLVTKIAAILRSRKENLAISEAACGGLLSAYIVTVPGASNFYIGGKLVYSLRQRLKLSGCTDEEISSYVGPSEQVALRLARTAKYELGSTYVLSETGFAGPSKDLHLSDSDSKSTATASDAEVGTVYLGLCGPTGEVSCMRNTGSKVRASNMVEFARLGLQFLLDQLERIESTES encoded by the coding sequence ATGCTGTTTCCACCCGATGACATAGAACGTCTCGTCACCAAGATCGCAGCCATCTTGAGATCGCGAAAAGAAAACCTCGCCATTTCTGAGGCCGCCTGTGGAGGTCTTCTCTCTGCCTATATAGTAACAGTTCCAGGAGCATCCAATTTCTACATCGGGGGAAAGCTTGTATATTCGCTCAGACAAAGGCTCAAGTTGTCTGGATGCACGGACGAAGAAATAAGTAGCTACGTGGGACCCTCAGAACAAGTTGCTTTGCGATTGGCCCGTACAGCCAAATACGAATTGGGCTCAACATATGTACTTTCAGAAACTGGTTTTGCTGGGCCATCTAAAGACTTACATTTACTGGACAGCGATAGCAAGAGCACGGCTACGGCTTCTGATGCTGAAGTGGGGACAGTGTATCTAGGCTTGTGTGGCCCTACTGGAGAAGTGTCTTGTATGAGAAACACAGGATCCAAGGTTAGAGCCTCTAACATGGTTGAGTTTGCCCGGTTGGGattgcaattcttgttggacCAGCTTGAGAGAATAGAGAGCACTGAAAGCTGA
- a CDS encoding eukaryotic ribosome biogenesis protein 1 → MDGLLDAEASEDDEEDEENSEDDEEEDSDKELNELLGEEEDPSDYDSENFSDEPQESDTRSITDAISGVKIRSLSDISSQDKQEFHTKYSDGSERIIKPEIEPVYDSDDSDAENFNTIGDIPLSAYDEMPHLGYDINGKRIMRPAKGSALDQLLESIDLPQGWTGLLDQNTGSSLNLTDEELELIRKIQQQENTDANIDPYEATIEWFTSKVEVMPLTAVPEPKRRFVPSKHEAKRVMKIVRAIREGRIIPPSKVKEQIEEERLNYDLWNDDDIAVEDHIMNLRAPKLPPPTNEESYNPPEEYLLTEEEKKQWESLDPADRERNFLPQKFGALRKVPGYQESVRERFERCLDLYLAPRVRHNKLNIDPESLIPELPSPKDLRPFPIRCSTVYQGHTDKIRTISIDPQGLWLATGSDDGSVRIWEILTGRQVFNVQLINKEINDEDHIESLEWNPDSQTGILAVCAGENIYLVVPPIFGFDIENMGRLRIESGWGYDTFGNKTKEEKFKNDEGNEDEDDEDDSATSTAVKKDVARWFPPNQEQTKLGISAIIQCRKTVKKVSWHRKGDYFVTVSPDSKNTAVLIHQLSKHLSQSPFKKSKGIIMDAKFHPFKPQLFVASQRQVRIYDLAQQVLVKKLMPGVRLLSTIDIHPRGDNLLASSYDKRVLWHDLDLSATPYKTLRYHEKAVRSIKFHKGNLPLFASASDDGNIHIFHGTVYDDLMTNPLLVPLKKLTGHKIVNSIGILDLIWHPKEAWLFSAGADGTARLWTT, encoded by the coding sequence ATGGATGGCTTGTTAGACGCAGAAGCCagtgaagatgacgaagaagatgaggaaaatagtgaagatgatgaagaggaagactCTGACAAGGAGTTGAACGAGTTGTTGGGAGAGGAAGAAGACCCAAGCGACTACGACTCAGAAAATTTCTCCGATGAACCTCAGGAATCTGATACTAGATCTATAACCGATGCCATCTCTGGTGTAAAGATCAGATCTCTTTCAGACATTTCTTCCCAAGACAAACAAGAATTCCACACCAAGTATTCTGACGGTTCGGAAAGAATCATCAAGCCGGAAATAGAGCCTGTGTATGACAGTGACGACAGTGATGCCGAAAACTTCAATACCATTGGGGACATTCCCTTGTCTGCCTACGATGAAATGCCACATTTGGGTTACGACATCAACGGGAAGAGAATAATGAGACCAGCCAAGGGTTCTGCTCTCGATCAATTGTTGGAGTCTATTGACTTGCCTCAGGGCTGGACCGGACTTTTGGACCAAAACACTGGTTCAtctttgaacttgacagatgaagagttggaattgatcaGAAAGATCCAACAACAGGAAAACACAGATGCAAATATCGATCCATACGAAGCTACCATCGAGTGGTTCACATCTAAGGTGGAAGTAATGCCCTTAACAGCAGTTCCTGAGCCAAAGAGAAGATTTGTTCCTTCCAAACACGAAGCCAAGAGAGTTATGAAGATTGTCAGGGCCATCAGGGAAGGAAGAATTATTCCTCCAAGTAAGGTGAAGGAgcagattgaagaagaaagactcaACTATGACTTGTGGAATGACGATGACATCGCTGTTGAAGACCATATCATGAACTTGAGAGCTCCTAAATTGCCTCCTCCAACCAACGAAGAATCCTACAACCCCCCTGAGGAATACCTTTTGaccgaagaagagaaaaagcAATGGGAACTGTTGGATCCTGCtgacagagaaagaaatttCCTTCCTCAGAAGTTTGGAGCTTTGAGAAAAGTTCCTGGCTACCAAGAAAGCGTGCGTGAAAGATTCGAAAGATGCTTGGACTTGTATTTGGCTCCTAGAGTTCGTCACAATAAGTTGAACATTGATCCCGAAAGTTTGATTCCTGAATTACCCTCTCCAAAGGATTTAAGACCATTCCCTATCCGTTGTTCTACCGTCTACCAGGGCCATACTGACAAGATCAGAACTATTTCTATTGATCCTCAAGGCTTGTGGTTGGCCACTGGTTCAGATGATGGTAGTGTCAGAATTTGGGAAATCTTGACAGGAAGACAAGTGTTCAATGTTcagttgatcaacaaaGAAATAAACGACGAAGACCATATCGAGAGTTTGGAATGGAACCCAGACTCCCAAACCGGGATTTTGGCTGTCTGTGCTGGTGAGAACATCTACTTGGTTGTTCCACCAATTTTCGGCTTTGATATCGAAAACATGGGTAGATTGAGAATCGAATCCGGTTGGGGTTATGACACTTTTGGTAACAAGACCAAGGAggaaaagttcaagaatgaCGAGGgcaatgaagatgaagatgacgaagatgataGTGCCACTTCCACTGCTGTCAAGAAGGACGTAGCCAGATGGTTTCCTCCAAATCAGGAACAGACCAAGCTCGGTATATCTGCCATTATCCAGTGTCGTAAGACTGTCAAGAAGGTGTCGTGGCATAGAAAAGGAGACTACTTCGTCACCGTGTCTCCAGATAGCAAGAACACAGCCGTATTGATTCATCAATTATCCAAGCATTTATCCCAATCTCCattcaagaagtccaagGGTATCATCATGGACGCCAAATTCCATCCATTCAAACCACAATTGTTTGTAGCCTCGCAACGTCAAGTGAGAATCTACGACTTGGCCCAACAAGTAttggtcaagaagttgatgccAGGTGTGAGATTGTTGTCTACCATCGATATACACCCTAGAGGTGACAACTTGTTAGCATCTTCTTACGACAAGAGAGTATTGTGGCACGACTTGGATTTGAGTGCCACTCCTTACAAAACTTTAAGATACCACGAGAAGGCAGTCAGATCAATCAAGTTCCACAAGGGTAACTTGCCGTTGTTTGCATCTGCCTCTGACGATGGTAACATTCATATTTTCCACGGTACCGTGTACGACGACTTGATGACTAACCCATTGTTAGTgcctttgaagaagttgactgGTCACAAGATTGTGAACAGTATTGGTATCTTGGATTTGATTTGGCATCCAAAGGAAGCCTGGTTATTCAGTGCCGGTGCTGATGGAACCGCTCGTCTCTGGACAACCTGA
- a CDS encoding predicted protein yields RLPIMAVSDFLDLDVVEQHLDSLDSEQLKSLYAEHLPDSIAKNPSKTAILDVLRSGFYQQSEQKLSKSLSSGNGAGYLLAQSLKFEYKGEGIDAFLAGVRELAQKEKEKESEQDEEKKDVDMEE; encoded by the coding sequence AGATTGCCCATCATGGCtgtttctgatttcttggaCCTAGATGTGGTAGAACAGCATCTTGATCTGCTTGATTCTGAGCAATTGAAGCTGTTGTATGCCGAGCACTTGCCGGATTCCATAGCCAAAAACCCGTCAAAGACAGCCATACTCGATGTGCTCCGAAGCGGATTCTACCAACAGTCAGAGCAAAAGTTGAGCAAACTGTTAAGCAGCGGAAACGGTGCTGGATATTTGTTGGCACAGAGCTTGAAGTTCGAATATAAGGGTGAAGGAATAGATGCTTTCTTAGCTGGAGTGAGAGAATTGGCccagaaggaaaaggagaaggagAGTGAACAGgatgaagagaagaaggatgTAGACATGGAGGAATAG
- a CDS encoding predicted protein: MTQGKDKLRLKYTLGLIYCPETNEILLLNRYKSPWMGKWNGVGGKLDADETPLQCIVRETKEETGLDISTYKSRGVFTWKVKFTEGAPQHEPPVGGMYLFTAAVSKEVVDSYATPIKYCKEGVLDWKDMDWVMHPENYGVVDNIQKVLETLFEADENDLYTTRYDDITLLECKYHKGGNTDYPVF; encoded by the coding sequence ATGACACAAGGGAAGGACAAACTCCGTTTGAAATATACGCTTGGTTTGATCTACTGTCCAGAGACAAACGAGATTCTCTTGCTCAACAGGTATAAACTGCCTTGGATGGGTAAATGGAATGGTGTGGGAGGCAAACTCGATGCTGATGAAACTCCTTTGCAATGCATTGTTAGAGAAACAAAGGAAGAAACTGGATTGGACATCTCTACTTACAAGTCTCGGGGAGTTTTCACCTGGAAAGTGAAATTTACTGAAGGTGCTCCTCAGCATGAACCACCAGTTGGAGGAATGTATCTTTTCACAGCTGCAGTAAGCAAGGAAGTAGTGGACCTGTATGCCACTCCTATCAAATACTGTAAGGAAGGAGTTTTGGATTGGAAGGATATGGACTGGGTTATGCATCCAGAGAACTACGGGGTTGTAGATAACATCCAGAAAGTGCTAGAAACACTTTTTGAAGCGGATGAAAATGATCTCTACACCACTAGATATGATGATATAACTCTTTTAGAATGCAAGTACCATAAAGGAGGCAACACAGACTATCCTGTCTTCTAG
- a CDS encoding predicted protein, with product MNSIQKINAINQKELATNTSYKASWHYDYRDTNYIYIGNIASDIEEKDIITIFSQYGVPTHINMIKDKETGRHRGFAFLKYANMKSCVLAVDNFNGVVVYERKLRVDHTYYKLKKDENEDDFLIDYSEVRKQQSEKKETKRIEGKKQESITAVSDTIDDEFKDPMADHIAQAANEDEEFKDPMADYVKKDSHKRHREHRSREHRHRHHSRHGHDHRSDRKSEHTSRDRSPTRE from the coding sequence ATGAACTCCATCCAAAAGATTAACGCCATCAACCAGAAGGAATTGGCGACAAACACATCGTACAAAGCTTCGTGGCACTATGACTACAGAGATACAAACTACATCTACATAGGCAATATAGCATCTGACatcgaagaaaaggatATCATCACCATATTCTCGCAGTATGGAGTGCCGACCCATATCAACATGATCAAGGATAAGGAGACAGGCAGACATCGCGGGTTtgccttcttgaagtatGCTAATATGAAGAGCTGTGTTCTAGCAGtagacaacttcaatggAGTAGTAGTCTATGAGAGAAAGTTAAGAGTAGACCATACCTACTACAAACTAAAGAAggatgaaaacgaagacgatTTTTTGATAGACTACAGTGAAGTGAGAAAACAACagctggaaaagaaggagacGAAACGTatagaaggaaagaaacaaGAGTCTATAACTGCAGTTTCTGATACTATAGATGATGAATTTAAGGATCCGATGGCTGATCACATAGCGCAAGCTgcaaatgaagatgaggagTTTAAGGATCCAATGGCTGACTATGTTAAGAAGGATAGCCACAAACGTCACAGAGAGCATAGATCCAGAGAACACAGGCATCGACACCATAGTCGTCATGGGCACGATCATAGATCTGATAGGAAGTCAGAACATACATCAAGGGATAGAAGCCCTACCAGAGAATAA
- a CDS encoding vacuolar protein sorting protein 66 — translation MEKFSSWRDKGTGISPFMPVPLPLSQEKSAFKRTLLSVVKVPLFIIKLPFFILFTLAYYITSLKPLANFVFFVLFGFKNIDFSVEGVKKSNIDVINKNKPSPNDIIVANYSSPIDGLIYALVANTYNWHNVKFLVPNQSGELFEYSLWSLVNHSFDNSVSGSKVESLSSYKNKVVFLLLEGTTSNNKALLPFVPLSPNYNFDGFAVKTLVSKISPGYLTMPIPVSKLGYLFELLTNLNKLTLNYIKLKCYKFDKFEVVELRKTFALNSLNSIDKNLNIAEKQKFVAYYKNHDVKKTD, via the coding sequence ATGGAAAAGTTTTCGTCCTGGAGAGACAAGGGAACGGGGATTTCACCCTTTATGCCCGTCCCTTTACCACTTTCGCAAGAAAAATCGGCCTTCAAAAGAACTTTATTACTGGTAGTCAAGGTTCCtcttttcatcatcaaatTACCATtttttattcttttcactTTAGCCTACTACATAACTTCGTTGAAGCCATTGGCCAATTTCGTATTTTTTGTATTATTTGGTTTCAAGAACATCGATTTTTCGGTCGAGGGAGTCAAAAAATCAAACATTGATGTTATCAACAAAAACAAACCCTCTCCAAATGACATCATTGTAGCCAACTACTCGAGTCCTATCGACGGGTTGATCTATGCCCTTGTTGCCAATACTTACAACTGGCATAATGTAAAGTTCTTGGTCCCAAATCAACTGGGTGAATTGTTCGAGTACTCCCTTTGGTCCCTTGTAAATCACAGCTTCGACAATTCTGTCCTGGGCTCTAAGGTTGAATCCTTGAGCAGCTACAAAAATAAAGTAGTCTTCTTGTTATTGGAAGGTACTACTTCAAACAACAAAGCTTTGCTTCCCTTTGTGCCATTGAGTCCTAACTATAATTTTGACGGGTTTGCCGTAAAGACGTTGGTGCTGAAGATCAGTCCTGGCTACTTGACAATGCCAATCCCAGTATCTAAACTCGGGTATCTCTTTGAACTCTTGACgaatttgaacaaattgacaCTCAACTatatcaagttgaagtgtTACAAGTTCGACAAATTCGAAGTTGTCGAGCTCAGAAAGACCTTCGCCTTGAACTCGTTGAACTCTATCGACAAGAATTTAAACATTGCTGAAAAGCAAAAGTTTGTTGCATACTACAAGAACCACGACGTCAAGAAGACTGATTAG
- a CDS encoding proteasome subunit gives MSKTIRFHAGKVDYDRDTNRCTPLAHKGVISIKPSVDEPDFYDFTWVPKADLTAGGTVDRDELLLIPGDVSFKHIKSCTSGRVFALTFLSSGAKYLYWLQDVGDIDQLDKLTEKDLQIVKDIDELITIKDEEEEEEEKDEAKE, from the coding sequence ATGTCCAAAACTATCAGATTCCACGCTGGAAAAGTGGACTATGACAGAGACACCAACAGGTGTACGCCATTGGCACACAAGGGAGTCATAAGCATCAAGCCTAGTGTAGACGAACCAGATTTCTACGATTTTACGTGGGTGCCCAAGGCTGATCTCACTGCTGGAGGCACTGTGGATCGAGACGAGTTGTTGCTTATACCGGGAGATGTCAGTTTCAAGCATATCAAATCGTGTACATCTGGAAGAGTTTTTGCATTGACATTTTTGAGTTCGGGAGCAAAGTACTTGTATTGGTTGCAAGATGTTGGTGATATTGACcagttggacaagttgacAGAAAAGGACTTGCAGATAGTGAAGGACATCGACGAATTGATAACCATtaaggatgaagaagaggaagaggaggagAAAGACGAGGCAAAAGAGTAA
- a CDS encoding lipase/thioesterase, translating into MLFTSPMTGADSPGCRPVYMYPSYARITSFDESHTKFASKYSLYLYREQGKDPIPDENNGYERLDGIPVLFIPGNAGSYRQARSIAAQSSNLYFDKKVHNSGARNFDFFTADFNEDFTAFHGRTMLDQAEFLNEAIHFILGLYSNTDNPPKSVIIVGHSMGGVVARVMLTLPNYTDGTVNTIITLASPHAAAPLTFDGDILKIYSAVDRFWFDGFHPTTSDISQTAHRRLHDVSLISITGGLTDTTLPADYTTLSFLVPPSNGFTVYSTGIPNVWTNVDHLAIVWCHQLRTQIAKAMLEIADFSSPSRTYSLERRMQVFRNNFLTGYEDYASQDLVPNIEQQQNLAMKLDLAQIKSFNINGDKKLRITKDNQNSKWNIFQLGNDAKLQLDVLSSLEPTEWESWLADEESNRPVILLCSNLGENNQELDLTDFTNDQTNEFVELKCIDTARDVHLVPRSMSDSKSLGESSFGGEKTPFYSLQYNDTILTRYDLVVVAQRNIATDSDFVIAELADQKSTIFELGKHMSTLFHSKADLSLSSNRPLSVNIKLPAAWSSLLSYKLKLNLPDKTEGKFASFIRQWIDEPYESKWHINVEKNNVITLRMHGISPFVPFKVKDDYGLNIQLWSDTNTKEEIPLDIELSVDLIDSFRLFVMRYRLSIVATCVSISLLAMLVQFQLYFRTGKFPNFIFVLSYLNTGWPLAMIISILIGLNPIVKLGWVQYLLNFIDPVVLSDANEVNLSLKQEFRLNSFYLGLEESSLWFIGIMLYFIGTFLVVATYYLLSAISVLGYALVNHLPKTTSPTKTRIVVTFLLIMMIPIYIPYQIVYIISCVIQAINVLKSVNNSQLFNYQISLLILMLWILPVNIPIVIVFVHNLSVNWKTPFSSHHNLLSIVPVLLLTERNGLLSRLPKKKDQFFFKWYMGYFIFYCLIYGSRHTYWLHHLFNLMSCLVLVLTFGDEEKKEEVSIT; encoded by the coding sequence ATGCTTTTCACGAGCCCGATGACTGGAGCAGATTCCCCAGGATGTCGTCCCGTGTACATGTATCCATCGTATGCTCGGATTACGTCGTTTGACGAGTCCCATACCAAATTTGCATCTAAATACTCGCTATATCTCTATAGAGAACAGGGTAAGGATCCAATTCCTGATGAAAATAATGGATACGAGCGTTTGGACGGAATACCCGTCCTCTTCATTCCAGGTAATGCTGGGAGCTACCGTCAGGCTCGTTCTATAGCAGCACAGCTGTCAAATCTCTACTTTGACAAAAAAGTACATAACAGTGGAGCACGTAACTTTGATTTTTTCACAGCTGACTTCAACGAGGACTTCACGGCGTTTCATGGCCGTACCATGCTCGACCAGGCTGAATTTCTAAACGAAGCCATACATTTCATACTAGGTTTGTATTCCAATACGGACAACCCTCCGAAATCGGTTATAATAGTTGGCCACTCGATGGGTGGTGTAGTAGCCCGAGTCATGCTCACTTTACCCAACTATACCGACGGAACTGTGAACACCATCATCACGTTGGCTTCGCCTCACGCAGCCGCTCCGCTAACGTTTGATGGGGATATCTTAAAAATATACTCTGCTGTAGATCGGTTCTGGTTCGATGGATTCCATCCGACTACGCTGGATATTTCTCAGACAGCACATCGTAGATTGCACGATGTTTCATTGATTTCCATAACTGGAGGTTTAACTGATACAACGTTGCCAGCTGACTATACTACTTTGAGCTTTTTGGTGCCTCCTTCAAATGGATTCACCGTGTACAGCACAGGAATCCCTAATGTTTGGACCAATGTGGACCACTTGGCCATTGTTTGGTGCCATCAATTGCGGACCCAAATAGCCAAAGCCATGCTAGAAATCGCGGACTTCTCCTCTCCTTCAAGAACGTATCTGTTAGAAAGACGAATGCAGGTGTTTAGAAATAACTTCTTGACTGGATATGAAGACTACGCCAGCCAGGATCTTGTTCCTAACATAGAACAGCAACAGAACTTGGCTATGAAATTGGACTTGGCTCAAATCAAGTCATTCAACATAAACGGCGATAAAAAGCTCAGGATCACGAAAGATAATCAAAACAGTAAATGGAACATATTCCAACTAGGCAACGATgcaaaattgcaattggatGTGTTAAGCTCGCTTGAACCAACTGAATGGGAATCTTGGTTAGCTGACGAAGAATCCAATAGACCAGTCATTTTACTATGTTCCAATTTGGGTGAAAACAATCAGGAGCTTGATTTGACGGATTTCACTAATGACCAGACTAACGAATTCGTAGAGTTAAAATGTATTGACACCGCCAGAGACGTCCATTTAGTACCTCGGTCTATGCTGGATTCAAAATCATTAGGCGAGTCTTCGTTTGGCGGAGAAAAGACTCCATTCTATTCGTTGCAATACAACGACACGATACTAACTCGCtatgatcttgttgtagttgCTCAAAGAAATATAGCAACAGATAGCGACTTTGTTATAGCAGAACTTGCTGATCAGAAATCCACTATTTTCGAGCTTGGAAAACACATGTCTACTCTTTTCCACAGCAAAGCCGATCTCTCACTATCGTCTAACCGCCCATTGTCTGTCAACATCAAATTGCCTGCTGCTTGGAGCAGTTTGCTATCGTATAAATTGAAGCTAAACCTCCCTGACAAAACAGAAGGAAAGTTTGCCTCCTTCATTCGGCAATGGATAGACGAACCATACGAAAGCAAGTGGCATATCAATGTGGAAAAAAACAATGTAATCACATTGAGAATGCACGGAATCTCTCCATTCGTACCTTTCAAAGTAAAGGATGACTACGGGTTGAATATCCAACTATGGTCTGACACAAACACCAAGGAAGAGATACCATTGGATATTGAGCTCTCTGTGGATTTGATCGACAGTTTCAGATTGTTTGTCATGAGATATCGATTATCGATTGTAGCCACATGTGTTCTGATTTCATTGTTGGCCATGCTtgtacaatttcaattgtaCTTTAGAACCGGCAAGTTCCCCAACTTTATCTTTGTGCTTTCATACCTCAACACCGGCTGGCCACTCGCGATGATCATATCTATCCTCATAGGCCTTAATCCCATAGTCAAGTTGGGTTGGGTGCAATATTTGCTCAACTTCATTGATCCCGTGGTATTACTGGATGCCAATGAAGTCAACCTTTCGCTCAAACAAGAGTTCCGGCTCAACTCGTTCTACTTGGGTCTAGAAGAGTCCAGTCTCTGGTTCATTGGCATCATGCTTTACTTCATTGGAACCTTCTTGGTCGTAGCCACCTACTATTTATTATCAGCTATCAGCGTCTTGGGATACGCTTTGGTGAATCATTTGCCTAAAACTACTTCTCCCACAAAAACTCGCATCGTCGTCACCTTCTTGCTAATCATGATGATACCAATTTATATCCCGTACCAGATCGTATACATTATCAGTTGTGTTATCCAGGCTATCAACGTTTTGAAATCGGTTAACAACTCTCAGTTGTTCAACTACCAGATCTCGCTCTTGATTCTCATGTTGTGGATTCTCCCGGTGAACATCCCCATTGTTATTGTGTTTGTCCACAACTTGTCGGTCAACTGGAAGACGCCGTTCTCGTCGCACCACAACTTGCTTTCCATAGTTCCGGTGTTATTGTTAACAGAGAGGAACGGGCTCTTGTCTCGtttgccaaagaaaaaagaccagttcttcttcaagtggTATATGGGGTACTTTATCTTCTACTGTTTGATCTACGGCAGTCGGCACACGTACTGGCTCCAtcatttgttcaacttgatgagtTGTTTGGTGTTGGTGCTTACGTTTGGCgatgaagagaagaaggaagaagtcagCATTACATAG
- a CDS encoding predicted protein produces MNLILLDTNPYLYKYWSVHYSQLSSILKIYGLSPLNDLKLHFKNCSIESLVISKPEQNLGNKSTAIVTPTNSLSYMGGGFDKYLLQSLLLPSTISYKQIEPLIQHYSLNKFNGYLPVNSTNIIELLTVFGDVHDYEQSHAYKNWNITTVIQVPSMIVPEAVGSKTNIFDSIFNVMLATAQQPIGNLIIPGIGTGYGQLDPEEIAKIMIFSIVLFNLNLGTDRFSHLKKSCLILFFFNKDYRKLSNELDLFELHEKVISEYGKTRVTQCGDELMEFEELFKCIRLE; encoded by the coding sequence ATGAACTTGATCCTCTTGGACACAAATCCTTACTTGTACAAGTATTGGAGCGTCCACTACAGCCAGCTTCTGTCTATTCTCAAAATATATGGTCTTAGTCCCCTTAATGACTTGAAACTACATTTCAAAAACTGCTCTATAGAGTCGTTGGTGATATCTAAGCCTGAACAGAACTTGGGAAACAAGTCCACAGCGATAGTGACTCCGACTAACTCGTTATCGTACATGGGTGGCGGTTTCGATAAATATCTTCTACAGTCATTATTGCTTCCTAGTACAATCAGCTACAAGCAAATAGAGCCTCTAATACAGCACTATAGTCTCAATAAGTTCAACGGTTACCTTCCTGTGAACCTGACTAATATCATAGAACTTTTGACAGTGTTTGGTGACGTCCATGACTATGAACAGTCACATGCATACAAGAACTGGAACATCACCACGGTCATCCAGGTGCCTTCTATGATTGTTCCTGAAGCCGTAGGTTCTAAGACAAACATTTTTGATagcatcttcaatgtcATGCTAGCTACAGCTCAGCAGCCTATAGGTAATCTTATAATCCCAGGAATTGGAACAGGCTATGGACAGTTGGATCCTGAGGAAATCGCCAAAATAATGATTTTTTCCATAgttctcttcaacttgaacttgggcACCGATCGGTTTTCTCATCTCAAGAAGTCGTGTttgattctctttttcttcaacaaggactACCGTAAACTTTCAAACGAGTTGGACCTCTTCGAGCTTCATGAAAAGGTTATTTCGGAGTACGGAAAGACTCGTGTCACACAGTGTGGTGATGAACTCATGGAATTTGAAGAGCTCTTCAAATGTATTAGATTGGAATAG